A window of Fibrobacter sp. UWH6 contains these coding sequences:
- a CDS encoding phosphoribosylaminoimidazolesuccinocarboxamide synthase codes for MSLKFETPITEVPLFHQGKVRDMYDLGDSFLMVASDRLSAFDVVLPTPIPGKGKILNQLSLFWFKQLGMKNHLITANVDEYPEVLKKHADYLRGRSMIVKKAHRHSVECIVRGYIVGSGWKDYQKTGRICGHVLPSNLQLCDKLENALYTPSTKPDVGHDENISFEQTFEIVGEKVATDLKNMSLDIYTKARDYAASKGIILADTKFEFGEIDGETVLIDEVLTPDSSRYWPADKYQVGKNQESFDKQYIRDWLETLDWGKCYPGPEIPADVVKNTLDKYIEIFVRLTGKQPEL; via the coding sequence ATGAGCTTAAAATTCGAAACCCCGATTACTGAAGTCCCGCTGTTCCACCAGGGAAAGGTACGTGACATGTACGACCTGGGCGACAGCTTCCTGATGGTTGCTAGCGACCGTCTTTCCGCCTTTGACGTGGTTCTCCCCACCCCCATTCCGGGTAAGGGCAAGATCCTGAACCAGCTCTCTCTGTTCTGGTTCAAGCAGCTTGGCATGAAGAATCACCTGATCACTGCAAACGTGGACGAATATCCGGAAGTGCTGAAGAAGCACGCCGACTACCTCCGCGGTCGCTCCATGATCGTGAAGAAGGCTCACCGTCATTCCGTGGAATGCATCGTCCGCGGTTACATCGTGGGTTCCGGCTGGAAGGATTATCAGAAGACTGGTCGCATTTGCGGTCATGTGCTCCCCTCCAACCTGCAGCTCTGCGACAAGCTTGAAAACGCTCTCTACACCCCCAGCACCAAGCCGGATGTAGGCCACGACGAAAACATCAGCTTCGAACAGACCTTCGAAATCGTTGGCGAAAAGGTTGCAACCGACCTGAAGAACATGTCTCTCGACATCTACACCAAGGCTCGCGACTACGCCGCATCCAAGGGCATCATCCTGGCAGACACCAAGTTCGAATTTGGCGAAATCGACGGCGAAACCGTTCTTATCGACGAAGTTCTGACTCCGGACTCCAGCCGCTACTGGCCTGCAGACAAGTACCAGGTCGGCAAGAACCAGGAAAGCTTCGACAAGCAGTACATCCGTGACTGGCTCGAAACCTTGGACTGGGGCAAGTGCTATCCGGGTCCCGAAATTCCGGCAGACGTGGTGAAGAACACCCTCGACAAGTACATCGAAATTTTTGTTAGACTCACAGGAAAACAGCCCGAACTCTAA
- a CDS encoding SDR family oxidoreductase yields the protein MRALFIGGTGTISMAITRLAVELGWEIYLLNRGNRNAADLPMAVLADGTPAIKQITADIYDEAEVASKIADLQFDVVCDFIAFHYSALERDYRLFKNKTKQFMYISSASAYQKPLSDYRINEGTPLANPYWEYSRNKIAGEEYLMKMYREEGFPITIVRPSHTYDERKIPLGVHGKKGSWQVAKRILEGKPVIIHGDGTSLWTMTHNSDFAKGFVGLMGNIHAIGESFQITSDETVTWNQVYQSIANVLGVELKAVHVASEFLAAVGDPFGYDFTGSLLGDKANSVVFDNSKLKKAVPGFCATTRFDQGIRKTIENVLTHPELQEEDPEFDEWCDKVIEAMERTKKSILQSKS from the coding sequence ATGCGTGCACTTTTTATTGGCGGAACGGGGACCATCAGCATGGCCATTACTCGCCTGGCTGTAGAACTGGGATGGGAAATCTATTTGCTGAATCGCGGAAATAGAAACGCCGCGGATTTGCCTATGGCTGTGTTGGCGGACGGAACTCCCGCAATAAAGCAGATTACCGCTGACATTTACGATGAAGCTGAAGTGGCTTCTAAAATTGCGGACTTGCAGTTCGATGTGGTTTGCGATTTTATTGCCTTCCATTACAGCGCCCTGGAACGTGACTACCGACTGTTCAAGAACAAGACCAAGCAGTTCATGTACATCAGTTCCGCCAGTGCCTACCAGAAGCCTCTTTCTGACTACCGCATTAACGAGGGAACTCCCTTGGCTAATCCTTACTGGGAATACTCCCGTAACAAGATTGCGGGGGAGGAGTACCTGATGAAAATGTACCGCGAAGAAGGTTTCCCCATTACCATCGTGCGCCCCAGCCATACCTACGACGAACGCAAGATTCCTCTGGGCGTTCACGGCAAGAAGGGAAGCTGGCAGGTGGCCAAGCGCATACTTGAAGGTAAACCTGTAATTATTCACGGAGACGGAACCAGCCTCTGGACCATGACCCACAACAGCGATTTCGCCAAGGGCTTCGTGGGACTGATGGGAAACATTCACGCCATCGGCGAAAGCTTCCAGATTACCAGCGATGAAACCGTCACTTGGAATCAGGTGTACCAGAGCATTGCCAATGTGCTGGGCGTAGAACTGAAGGCGGTCCATGTGGCATCTGAGTTCCTGGCCGCTGTGGGGGACCCGTTTGGCTATGACTTTACGGGAAGCCTCCTTGGTGACAAGGCCAATTCCGTGGTTTTCGACAATTCCAAACTGAAGAAGGCTGTGCCTGGTTTCTGCGCCACCACACGCTTTGATCAGGGAATCCGCAAGACCATCGAGAATGTACTGACCCATCCGGAATTGCAGGAAGAGGACCCGGAATTCGACGAATGGTGCGACAAGGTAATTGAGGCTATGGAACGGACGAAGAAAAGCATATTGCAAAGCAAGTCCTAG
- a CDS encoding iron-containing alcohol dehydrogenase, translated as MENFNFYSPTEFVFGRDRENECGALVKKHGGSKVLLHFGGGSAVRSGLIDRVKASLDAAGVPFVELGGVHPNPLDTKVYEGIEICRKEGIDFILAVGGGSSIDSAKAIAMGVPYEGDFWDFYCGKAAPAVALPVGTVLTIAAAGSEGSGDSVITKEDGMLKRGAGGDCIRPRFSVLNPALTCTLPAYQTACGATDIMAHVFERYFTNTTEVEVTDRLCEAVLMTMVKETPRVIADPNNYEARANIMWAGMVAHNNIVGVGRGQDWNSHAIEHELSGMYDCAHGAGLAVIMPSWMEYVMDHNVMRFCQMATRVFGCAMNFEKPEETARAGIRAFRSFLKSIGMPINFAELGAKEEDIPEMVRKLNPGNGWGFKPLNADDVTKVYQIAAKATV; from the coding sequence ATGGAAAATTTCAACTTTTATAGTCCTACGGAATTTGTATTTGGCCGCGACCGCGAAAATGAATGCGGTGCATTGGTAAAAAAGCATGGCGGCTCCAAGGTCTTGCTTCATTTCGGTGGCGGTTCTGCCGTTCGTTCCGGATTGATTGACCGCGTTAAGGCAAGCCTCGATGCCGCAGGCGTTCCTTTCGTAGAACTGGGTGGAGTTCACCCTAATCCGCTGGATACCAAGGTCTACGAAGGCATTGAAATTTGCCGCAAGGAAGGAATTGACTTTATTCTCGCTGTAGGTGGCGGATCTTCTATCGATAGCGCCAAGGCTATTGCCATGGGCGTTCCCTACGAAGGGGACTTCTGGGATTTCTATTGCGGAAAGGCCGCTCCGGCTGTTGCCTTGCCGGTGGGTACAGTGCTGACCATTGCCGCTGCAGGTTCCGAAGGTTCCGGCGACTCCGTCATAACCAAGGAAGATGGCATGCTGAAGCGCGGTGCCGGTGGCGATTGCATCCGTCCCCGTTTTTCTGTGCTGAACCCGGCTCTCACTTGCACATTGCCGGCCTATCAGACTGCCTGCGGTGCAACCGATATCATGGCTCACGTTTTTGAACGTTACTTCACCAACACTACCGAAGTGGAAGTTACCGACCGTCTTTGCGAAGCGGTTCTCATGACCATGGTGAAGGAAACTCCCCGCGTTATTGCTGACCCCAACAACTACGAAGCCCGCGCCAACATCATGTGGGCAGGCATGGTGGCTCATAACAATATCGTCGGTGTTGGCCGCGGTCAGGACTGGAACAGCCACGCCATCGAACATGAACTTTCTGGCATGTATGACTGCGCCCACGGTGCAGGTCTTGCTGTCATTATGCCCTCCTGGATGGAATACGTCATGGACCACAATGTGATGCGTTTCTGCCAGATGGCTACTCGCGTATTCGGCTGCGCCATGAATTTCGAAAAGCCCGAAGAAACGGCTCGCGCAGGTATTCGCGCATTCCGCAGTTTCCTCAAGAGCATCGGCATGCCCATCAACTTTGCTGAACTTGGCGCCAAGGAAGAAGACATTCCCGAAATGGTGCGTAAGCTGAATCCGGGTAATGGCTGGGGCTTTAAGCCGCTGAATGCCGACGACGTGACTAAGGTTTATCAGATTGCCGCCAAGGCAACAGTTTAA
- a CDS encoding histidine phosphatase family protein produces the protein MKYIPTIRSALTAGAFSLTAMLFSACLDTTEVVETVDPETIPVSRVDTLVIRDTLVVKEMPGETLKDTLVVKDTLVVNDTLVVKDTLVVKDTLVNNDTLVVASDTLVVYDTLVRLDSVFHVDTLYQLDTLVVLDSIFSKDTIYSIDTVVQKDTLYVKAQAPMAYFVRVEDVLESLKDNEKATLILRHAERGNDYSASGGLNDNGMNQSREFGQKLKNFTDVHFYNTEIKRSYETCAYIAEGMGLSSFENDTLAELKDSWLIKDEELYVQKKGDVSSWIVFSRWAYSGGYTGVFYDLNEKMVELQNLLAGDYDSMSKLNVAISHDLLVVPLVAWATDRQLNLRFYETQSNKQWINYLAGVAFIVNDKNEVRVIPVCGRSKGTME, from the coding sequence GTGAAATATATCCCCACGATTCGTTCTGCGTTGACCGCCGGCGCGTTCTCTCTGACCGCAATGCTTTTTTCCGCCTGCCTTGATACAACAGAAGTTGTTGAAACGGTGGATCCCGAAACCATTCCCGTTTCTCGAGTGGACACCTTGGTCATCAGGGACACCCTTGTTGTCAAGGAAATGCCTGGCGAAACCTTGAAAGATACGTTGGTCGTCAAGGACACTTTAGTTGTAAATGATACCTTAGTCGTTAAGGACACTCTTGTTGTAAAGGATACCCTTGTCAATAACGATACTCTGGTGGTTGCATCCGACACATTGGTGGTTTACGACACCTTGGTTCGGCTGGATTCCGTTTTCCATGTGGATACCCTTTATCAGCTGGATACCTTGGTGGTTCTGGATTCCATTTTTAGCAAGGATACCATCTATTCCATTGACACTGTTGTCCAGAAGGATACACTTTATGTAAAGGCTCAGGCTCCCATGGCGTATTTTGTTCGCGTCGAGGACGTTCTTGAAAGCCTGAAGGATAATGAAAAGGCAACCTTGATCTTGCGCCACGCCGAACGAGGCAATGACTATTCTGCGTCGGGTGGTCTGAACGATAACGGCATGAATCAGTCTCGAGAATTTGGTCAAAAACTGAAGAACTTTACGGACGTCCATTTCTATAATACCGAGATCAAACGTTCCTATGAAACTTGTGCCTACATTGCTGAGGGGATGGGCTTGTCTTCCTTCGAAAACGACACCTTGGCTGAATTGAAGGATTCCTGGCTGATCAAGGATGAGGAACTGTATGTGCAGAAGAAAGGCGATGTCAGCAGTTGGATTGTCTTCTCTCGCTGGGCCTATTCCGGGGGCTACACGGGCGTGTTCTACGATCTCAACGAAAAGATGGTGGAACTGCAGAATTTGCTGGCCGGGGATTACGATAGCATGAGCAAGCTGAACGTGGCCATTTCCCATGACCTGCTGGTGGTTCCTCTGGTGGCATGGGCTACAGATCGACAGCTGAATTTGCGTTTTTATGAAACCCAAAGCAATAAGCAGTGGATTAATTACCTGGCTGGTGTCGCCTTTATAGTCAACGACAAGAATGAGGTCCGCGTTATTCCCGTTTGCGGCAGGAGCAAGGGGACCATGGAATAG
- a CDS encoding YicC/YloC family endoribonuclease gives MAILSMTGFGKSESMFQGAPCVIEVRSVNNRFLDISCKLPKNLAYLENSFKNQIKEKLVRGSVIFSVTLGAGTGGNVPVSYNEQAIAKFVEITKAMQTKFGIAGDIKLENIMALPEVLQFTDSGADTEALEKHLADELNKALDKVNEMRAKEGANLAADLTNRVDHLNAVLEKVEVLDPKRIENWKVKFRDRINVLLKDSEIDEVRLLQEACIMADKLDIKEEITRFKSHNKLFLNALKEGGAQGKNLGFILQEMGREANTLGTKCQDAEIAALAIELKNEVECIREQSLNIA, from the coding sequence ATGGCTATTTTATCGATGACTGGTTTTGGCAAGAGTGAGTCCATGTTCCAGGGCGCACCTTGTGTGATTGAAGTTCGTAGCGTGAATAACCGTTTTTTGGACATCAGCTGCAAACTTCCCAAGAACTTGGCTTATCTTGAAAATTCCTTCAAGAATCAGATCAAGGAAAAGCTGGTTCGCGGTTCTGTGATCTTTAGCGTTACTCTTGGTGCAGGCACTGGCGGTAATGTTCCCGTTTCCTACAACGAACAGGCCATTGCGAAGTTTGTGGAAATCACAAAGGCAATGCAGACCAAATTTGGAATTGCCGGTGATATCAAACTGGAAAACATCATGGCCCTGCCTGAAGTTCTGCAGTTTACCGACAGCGGTGCCGATACCGAAGCTCTTGAAAAGCACTTGGCCGACGAACTGAACAAGGCCCTGGACAAGGTGAACGAAATGCGTGCCAAGGAAGGTGCTAACCTGGCAGCCGACTTGACAAACCGCGTGGACCATCTGAATGCCGTTCTCGAAAAGGTTGAAGTGCTGGATCCCAAGCGCATCGAAAACTGGAAGGTCAAGTTCCGCGACCGCATCAACGTGCTTCTGAAGGATTCCGAAATCGACGAAGTCCGTCTGCTGCAGGAAGCCTGCATCATGGCAGACAAGTTGGACATCAAGGAAGAAATCACCCGCTTCAAGAGTCATAACAAGTTGTTCCTGAACGCCCTCAAGGAAGGTGGCGCCCAGGGAAAGAACCTTGGCTTTATCCTTCAGGAAATGGGCCGCGAAGCAAACACTTTGGGGACCAAGTGCCAGGATGCTGAAATTGCCGCTCTCGCTATTGAACTGAAGAACGAAGTGGAATGCATCCGCGAACAGTCTCTCAATATCGCCTAA
- a CDS encoding homoserine O-acetyltransferase codes for MSESLHNGSLCPVVPQTFNKDYGDQGFLLENGKTLPALEIRYETYGKLNAEKNNTVWVTSPLTADAHVAGYYSPEDKKPGWWDALIGPGKPVDTDRFFVVCSNILGGCKGSTGPASINPRTGKPYGSTFPTITIGDMVHAQKELADYLGVKELYCVIGGSMGGFQAMKWAIYYPELVKRCVLIATSPRFSSQALGFEIVARDVITQDPNYNNGDYYESAHPDVGLSNARKLAHITYLSAVGMEKKFKRAQDHEHKNHAITYSTPFDLDLPLESYLRYQGAKFVDRFDANSYLHIAHATDSFDLETEYGSLEKAFENVQAEVLNVNLSTDWLFPPHESRRITSALLNDRKVVTSLELDTLFGHDGFLIEDEDLGKAVGRFLDSKYGALTGKQTIPVFHDQKDFELLGSMVKENSRVLDLGCGSGDLIDYLRRTKNVIGLGIEKRMKDIMDCLENDVPVVQRDLDERGISDIESDSYDYAIINRTIQEIRDPVALLSEILRVAKRVIVTFPNFGHWSARGSLMLHGRMPKSKELPYEWYNTPNIRLLTVKDFYTLCEKEGLKIEKMAFQNEQCLSKFLTAVGLKNFGAEHVIAMVSKQ; via the coding sequence ATGAGTGAATCTTTGCATAATGGTAGTCTTTGCCCGGTTGTTCCCCAGACTTTTAATAAGGATTATGGGGATCAAGGTTTTTTGCTTGAGAATGGCAAGACTCTTCCTGCTTTGGAAATTCGTTACGAAACTTACGGCAAGTTGAATGCCGAAAAGAATAATACCGTTTGGGTCACCTCTCCGCTGACCGCCGATGCCCACGTGGCCGGTTATTATTCCCCCGAAGATAAGAAGCCCGGTTGGTGGGATGCTCTCATTGGCCCGGGTAAGCCTGTGGATACGGATCGTTTCTTTGTTGTGTGCAGCAACATTCTGGGTGGCTGCAAGGGCTCCACTGGCCCCGCAAGTATCAATCCTCGCACCGGCAAGCCCTACGGCAGCACTTTCCCCACCATTACCATCGGCGACATGGTCCACGCCCAGAAGGAACTGGCTGACTATTTGGGAGTCAAGGAACTTTACTGCGTCATTGGCGGTTCCATGGGTGGCTTCCAGGCCATGAAGTGGGCGATCTACTATCCTGAACTGGTAAAGCGTTGTGTTCTGATTGCAACGTCTCCCCGTTTTAGCAGCCAGGCTCTCGGTTTTGAAATTGTGGCCCGCGACGTGATTACCCAGGACCCCAATTACAACAATGGCGATTATTATGAATCCGCTCACCCGGACGTCGGACTTTCCAATGCCCGCAAGCTGGCTCACATTACCTACCTCAGTGCCGTAGGAATGGAAAAGAAGTTCAAGCGCGCCCAGGATCATGAGCACAAGAATCACGCCATTACTTACAGCACTCCCTTTGACCTGGATCTGCCGCTGGAAAGCTACCTGCGCTACCAGGGTGCGAAGTTTGTGGACCGCTTCGATGCCAACAGCTACCTGCATATTGCCCATGCAACCGATAGCTTCGACCTGGAAACGGAATACGGTTCCCTGGAAAAGGCTTTTGAGAATGTGCAGGCCGAAGTGCTGAACGTGAACCTTTCTACGGACTGGTTGTTCCCGCCCCACGAATCCCGCCGTATTACGAGCGCCTTGCTGAACGATCGCAAGGTCGTGACTAGCCTTGAATTGGATACGCTGTTCGGTCACGATGGCTTCCTCATCGAAGATGAAGATCTGGGCAAGGCTGTAGGCCGATTCCTGGATAGCAAGTATGGAGCCTTGACTGGCAAGCAGACCATTCCTGTTTTCCACGACCAGAAGGATTTTGAACTGCTGGGTTCCATGGTCAAGGAAAATAGCCGCGTGCTGGACCTTGGTTGCGGTAGCGGCGACTTGATCGATTACCTCCGCCGTACCAAGAATGTGATTGGCCTTGGTATCGAAAAGCGCATGAAGGACATTATGGACTGTCTGGAAAACGACGTCCCCGTGGTCCAGCGCGATTTGGATGAACGCGGTATTTCTGATATTGAAAGCGACAGCTATGACTACGCCATTATCAACCGCACCATCCAGGAAATTCGCGACCCGGTGGCCTTGCTCAGCGAAATCCTCCGCGTGGCCAAGCGCGTTATCGTGACTTTCCCCAATTTCGGTCATTGGTCTGCCCGCGGTTCCCTGATGCTCCACGGTCGTATGCCCAAGTCCAAGGAACTGCCTTACGAATGGTACAACACACCCAACATTCGTTTGCTCACCGTTAAGGATTTCTACACCCTTTGCGAAAAGGAAGGCCTTAAGATCGAGAAGATGGCGTTCCAGAATGAACAGTGCCTTAGCAAGTTCCTGACCGCCGTTGGCCTCAAGAACTTCGGCGCCGAACACGTAATTGCAATGGTAAGTAAGCAGTGA
- a CDS encoding NAD(+)/NADH kinase, with protein sequence MFKTIGIIAWKEKSTDLALALKQIHAWGSEHPEVKFLALENLKELVRAPVKVVSEKALLKSDLLLAIGGDGTVLSAAHMALGHNIPILGVNAGRVGFLAETRVKCLSQTLDDLLAGVYSTRDRMMIDASVYHGKKCIAKQTVLNEVHFRAHAPERMVNVNVEYNGTDYTEYWADSLLVSTPTGSTAYNLAAGGPIIHPATYAVVLTPVAPGSLSVRPLVMSLTDKKLVLRPAAGKTLDLVFDGRTCIPLEPDDYVVLTQSKSFTTFLRMRHTGFVGALREKLGWTGSPKKA encoded by the coding sequence ATGTTCAAGACTATCGGCATTATCGCTTGGAAAGAAAAGAGTACGGACCTGGCTCTTGCGCTGAAGCAGATTCACGCATGGGGGAGTGAACACCCCGAAGTCAAGTTCCTGGCTCTTGAAAACCTGAAGGAACTGGTTCGCGCTCCTGTAAAGGTTGTTTCTGAAAAGGCCTTGCTGAAGTCCGACTTGCTTTTGGCCATTGGCGGTGACGGTACCGTGCTTTCGGCGGCCCATATGGCTCTTGGTCATAACATTCCCATTCTGGGTGTGAACGCTGGCCGCGTCGGGTTCCTTGCCGAGACCCGCGTCAAATGCCTTTCCCAGACCCTGGATGACTTGCTGGCCGGGGTGTATTCTACCCGCGACCGCATGATGATCGACGCTTCTGTGTATCACGGTAAGAAGTGCATTGCCAAGCAAACCGTCTTGAACGAAGTCCATTTCCGCGCCCACGCTCCCGAACGTATGGTGAATGTGAACGTGGAATACAATGGTACCGACTATACGGAATACTGGGCCGACTCCCTGCTGGTTTCGACTCCCACAGGCTCCACTGCATACAACCTTGCGGCAGGTGGCCCCATTATCCATCCGGCCACATATGCCGTGGTGCTGACTCCTGTGGCTCCCGGTAGCCTTTCGGTACGTCCGCTGGTCATGTCTCTTACAGATAAAAAACTGGTGCTGCGTCCGGCCGCAGGCAAGACCCTGGACTTGGTTTTCGATGGCCGCACCTGTATTCCCCTGGAACCGGATGATTATGTCGTTCTGACTCAGAGCAAATCCTTTACCACCTTCCTCCGCATGCGTCATACGGGTTTCGTGGGCGCTCTCCGCGAAAAGCTGGGTTGGACAGGCTCTCCCAAGAAAGCCTAA
- a CDS encoding 3-phosphoshikimate 1-carboxyvinyltransferase, with product MEFLLNPDRERMELTLVMALLVNGRTVLEDFAWAAGSEKFAQALKEFGLNYEQQGHQLVLEGKGFQYSLPSMLPMDFAEDANVLLWTLASKDAEQIYTFAAEADEAGIAQVASAKETLQKYFKVKPVTDEPAKFVFTFCADEIVAKKDSLGNFTYPMRNRLLLRALIRNDYTTFEEKGTVHDQWTKMLMYFGVNLKYETRGMEQLTELERRMMMARGQKIERTQFTELSETKVITGRDYFVPGDSTEAIAFILLATIGTLPKNTQIVLKNVELNSSRAGALTCLKRMGASYEVTSRRERYGDVYGDIEIFTLASGKRLQGRRFSEDVIATGLEEFPFLAVAACYAEGETILRLPKEVRKQMRPVNEKLAENLRKTGAEVGVYDDGLVIRGLETIVNGSDFDGGDVPQNGLALSVLSLALQNDEPVANSDVIETAYPGVLEKLNRVIEEANKKPEAETK from the coding sequence ATGGAATTTTTGCTGAACCCCGACCGCGAGCGCATGGAGCTCACTCTGGTGATGGCCCTCTTGGTAAATGGCCGTACCGTTCTGGAAGACTTCGCCTGGGCCGCAGGCTCCGAAAAATTTGCACAAGCCCTTAAGGAATTCGGACTGAACTACGAACAGCAGGGCCACCAGCTGGTTCTTGAAGGCAAGGGCTTTCAGTACAGTCTGCCCTCCATGCTGCCTATGGATTTTGCCGAAGACGCCAACGTTCTTCTTTGGACGTTAGCTTCTAAGGATGCAGAACAGATTTACACCTTTGCTGCCGAAGCTGACGAGGCCGGTATTGCCCAGGTGGCTTCTGCCAAGGAAACGCTGCAGAAGTATTTCAAGGTAAAGCCCGTTACCGATGAACCCGCCAAGTTCGTATTCACCTTCTGCGCCGACGAAATTGTAGCCAAGAAGGATTCCCTGGGGAATTTTACTTACCCCATGCGCAACCGCTTGCTGCTTCGCGCCTTGATCCGCAACGACTATACCACTTTCGAAGAAAAGGGTACGGTTCACGATCAGTGGACCAAGATGCTCATGTACTTTGGCGTGAACCTGAAGTACGAAACCCGCGGCATGGAACAGCTGACCGAACTGGAACGTCGTATGATGATGGCCCGCGGTCAGAAGATTGAACGCACCCAGTTTACGGAACTTTCCGAGACCAAGGTGATTACGGGTCGCGATTATTTTGTGCCCGGCGATTCCACCGAGGCCATTGCCTTTATTTTGCTGGCGACTATTGGTACGCTCCCCAAGAACACGCAAATTGTTTTGAAGAACGTGGAATTGAATTCGTCTCGCGCCGGGGCATTGACCTGCCTGAAACGCATGGGCGCAAGCTACGAAGTGACCAGCCGTCGCGAACGTTATGGTGACGTGTACGGTGACATCGAAATCTTTACGCTGGCTTCTGGCAAGCGCTTGCAGGGACGTCGTTTTTCTGAAGATGTGATTGCCACGGGGCTTGAGGAATTTCCCTTCTTGGCGGTGGCGGCTTGCTATGCCGAAGGCGAAACCATTTTGCGTCTGCCTAAGGAAGTCCGCAAGCAGATGCGCCCCGTTAACGAAAAGCTGGCTGAAAACCTCCGTAAGACCGGTGCCGAAGTTGGCGTTTACGATGACGGCCTGGTAATCCGCGGTCTAGAAACCATCGTGAACGGTTCTGACTTTGACGGCGGAGACGTTCCTCAGAATGGCTTGGCCTTGAGCGTTCTTTCGCTGGCCTTGCAGAACGATGAACCGGTGGCTAATAGCGACGTGATTGAAACGGCTTATCCTGGCGTTCTCGAAAAGTTGAACCGCGTTATCGAAGAAGCTAACAAGAAGCCTGAGGCAGAAACCAAGTAA